The following are encoded in a window of Rhodothermus bifroesti genomic DNA:
- the recN gene encoding DNA repair protein RecN, translating to MLRTLYIRDYALIEELEVEFGSGLNILTGETGAGKSILIGALKMILGERADTDMIRSGARKAIVEGIFDEADTPRLKALLEANAIEPLPQLIVRREIMAGQSRAFINDTPASVQLLRDVAALLIDLHGQHEHQSLLRTETHLELLDNFGSLGGLRETYQRHYETVARLMREREALMARRRELQEQKERYAFEIEEIDRVRPQEGEEEALEAELRILENAEHLYEATARLYEMLYESENAVHDQLVLARNELQDLVRIDRSFEEALEEIRSAQISVAEIAKFLQDYNARIEFNPERLEAIRSRLVELELLKRKYGGTLEAVLAHRAEIGRQYALAVDFEGALERLDQQLGEALQNLAAAAQRLSVKRHEVAERIERAIEAELAVLGMPAAQFEVRFTRRADPEGWIMLPVPGREPERYAAFATGMDQVEFYLTTNPGEPLRPLVRVASGGEVSRIMLALKTILAKSDRLPILVFDEIDTGISGAIAHRVGERLHELANYHQIIAITHLPQIAAFGDVHFLVEKILEAGRAKTRIRRLSDEERAHQVAALMSGAAVTEAALESARELIRQVAPREPQRTV from the coding sequence ATGCTGCGCACGCTCTACATCCGCGACTACGCCCTTATTGAAGAACTGGAGGTGGAGTTCGGCAGCGGGCTAAACATTCTGACCGGTGAGACCGGTGCAGGCAAATCGATTCTGATCGGCGCGTTGAAGATGATTCTTGGCGAGCGCGCCGATACCGACATGATCCGCAGTGGCGCCCGAAAAGCGATTGTCGAAGGGATTTTTGACGAAGCCGATACGCCTCGTCTAAAGGCGCTGCTTGAGGCCAATGCCATTGAGCCTCTGCCGCAGCTTATCGTGCGGCGTGAAATCATGGCAGGCCAGAGCCGAGCCTTTATCAACGATACGCCGGCTTCTGTACAGCTCCTGCGCGATGTGGCCGCCTTGCTGATCGACCTGCACGGCCAGCACGAACACCAAAGCCTGCTGCGCACGGAAACGCACCTAGAACTGCTCGACAACTTTGGCAGCCTGGGCGGCTTGCGCGAAACCTACCAGCGGCACTACGAAACAGTTGCGCGCCTAATGCGCGAGCGTGAAGCCCTCATGGCCCGCCGGCGGGAGCTGCAGGAGCAAAAAGAGCGCTACGCCTTCGAAATCGAAGAAATCGATCGCGTGCGACCCCAAGAAGGCGAAGAGGAAGCCTTGGAAGCCGAGCTGCGCATCTTGGAAAACGCGGAGCACCTCTACGAAGCCACAGCCCGGCTTTATGAAATGCTCTATGAGTCAGAAAATGCCGTCCACGACCAGCTGGTGCTAGCCCGCAATGAGCTGCAAGATTTGGTGCGCATCGACCGCAGCTTTGAGGAGGCCTTGGAGGAGATCCGCTCGGCGCAGATCAGCGTGGCCGAGATTGCTAAGTTTCTGCAGGATTACAACGCCCGCATCGAGTTTAATCCCGAGCGGCTTGAAGCCATTCGGTCGCGGCTGGTCGAGCTGGAGCTGCTGAAGCGCAAGTATGGTGGAACGCTCGAGGCGGTGTTGGCCCATCGCGCTGAAATCGGCCGTCAATATGCACTGGCAGTGGATTTCGAAGGAGCACTGGAACGGTTAGACCAGCAGCTCGGGGAAGCACTGCAGAACCTCGCTGCAGCTGCCCAGCGACTTTCGGTTAAGCGGCATGAAGTGGCTGAGCGTATCGAGCGTGCTATCGAAGCTGAACTGGCCGTGCTGGGCATGCCAGCTGCACAGTTTGAAGTGCGGTTTACGCGTCGCGCAGATCCTGAAGGCTGGATCATGTTGCCTGTGCCTGGCCGCGAGCCCGAACGTTATGCGGCCTTTGCGACCGGCATGGATCAGGTCGAGTTTTACCTCACGACCAACCCTGGCGAGCCGCTTCGACCTCTTGTACGGGTGGCTTCAGGCGGCGAGGTCAGTCGCATCATGCTGGCCCTGAAAACGATTCTGGCTAAAAGCGACCGCCTGCCCATTCTGGTGTTCGACGAAATCGATACCGGCATCTCGGGCGCCATTGCGCATCGGGTTGGTGAGCGGTTGCACGAGCTGGCCAATTATCATCAGATTATTGCCATTACCCACCTACCCCAGATTGCTGCCTTTGGCGACGTGCACTTTTTGGTCGAGAAAATCCTCGAGGCAGGTCGGGCCAAGACGCGCATTCGGCGGCTGTCAG